A single window of Sparus aurata chromosome 22, fSpaAur1.1, whole genome shotgun sequence DNA harbors:
- the irak1bp1 gene encoding interleukin-1 receptor-associated kinase 1-binding protein 1 homolog has translation MENQSRVFAAILPAAGRESAGNEAELGLEVRAANRHSNRGREVQVTGTAEVCCPADRASVRVSVGSSKGSVNEATDSVSRRLEYILQAVRQHGVSDKDASVRRFLHREAEQYRMDAEVVVTFSDFEKMEQVCRVLLEKLDKSVCVGTPQFYHSAECLSRLRRRACVSAVENAQQKACEVSQLLEQTLGSPLLIREEETKEWRSEDDEEGGGGQGAAPLPYLPCRPTFTASSRVSVSFSLRDKGRKKL, from the exons ATGGAGAACCAGAGCCGGGTCTTCGCTGCTATACTACCGGCAGCTGGTCGGGAGTCAGCCGGTAACGAAGCGGAGCTCGGACTCGAGGTGCGAGCCGCTAACCGCCACAGTAACCGGGGGAGGGAGGTCCAGGTGACGGGGACAGCGGAGGTTTGCTGTCCGGCGGACCGAGCGTCGGTGCGGGTCAGTGTGGGCAGCAGCAAAGGGTCCGTCAACGAGGCGACCGACAGCGTTTCACGGCGacttgaatacattttacaagctgtcag ACAGCATGGCGTCAGTGACAAAGACGCCTCAGTGAGGAGGTTTCTCCATCGAGAGGCAGAGCAGTATCGCATGGATGCAGAG GTTGTTGTCACCTTCTCAGATTTTGAGAAGATGGAGCAAGTATGTCGTGTCCTGCTGGAGAAGCTGGAcaagagtgtttgtgtgggaaCCCCGCAGTTTTACCACAGTGCTGAGTGCCTGAGTAGACTGAG GCGGCGTGCGTGCGTGTCAGCGGTGGAAAATGCCCAGCAGAAGGCCTGTGAAGTCAGTCAGCTCCTTGAACAAACTCTGGGATCCCCCCTACtgatcagagaggaggagacgaaGGAGTGGAGGAGCGAGGATGACGAGGAGGGAGGCGGAGGTCAGGGTGCCGCACCCCTTCCATACCTTCCCTGCAGACCCACATTCACTGCCTCCTCACGGGTATCTGTGTCCTTCAGCCTCAGAGACAAAGGCAGGAAAAAACTCTGA